From the genome of Amycolatopsis granulosa:
GTCGCGCAGCACCCGCGTGTCCGTGCTGGTGAAGCCCTGCGCACCGGCCGAGGCGTGACAGTTCTCCGCCGGACCGGGCTTCTCCTGCGGCGGGACGAAGTTCGTCCGCTCACCGGGGATCGACTCCACCGTGTACCGTTTGGTGCCCCACAGCTTGACCGTGATCGACGACGGCGTCCAGATCGTCTGGATCGCGACACCGGTGCCGGAATCGTTGGTGAACTTCAGGTCGATGACGCTGGCCCCGTTCGGGCTCTGGAACACCGTCGCCTCGCGTGCGGCGGGGTAGCGGCTGATGTAGTAGCTGTGTTCCTTGTGCCCGGCGTCCTTCAGCCCGGCGAAGTAGGCCGCGTTGTACAACGTGGTGGCGAACTGGGAGATGCCGCCGCCGACCTCGCGGGCCGGGGCGCCGTTCTCGATCACACCGGCCTCGACGTAGCCCTGCGCGGCGCCGCGCGGGCCGGTGAAGCCGTTGAGGCTGAACGTCTCGCCCGGTTTGACGATCGCGCCGTTGACCTTCTGCGCGACGGTGCGGATGTTCACGCCCGAGTCCGTGGCGAACCCGCTGGTGGTGAACTCGCCGATCACCTCGGTGATGCCCAGTTGGTTGGCCTGCTCGGTGGTGACCTTCGCCGGCGTGGTCTGGTACTTCGCCACCAGTTCGTGCTTGCCGGGCGCCTTGAGCAGGTCGAACACCGGCTGGAGTGTCGGGTTCCAGTCCACGCCCTTGCCGTCCACCGACGGCTGCACCGCCGGCCGGCCGCCCTCGAACACGATCTGCGCGTCCTTGCCCTCCTTCTCCGAGGGCTTGAGCTGCGGCGCCGCGGCCGCGATGAGCTTGTTGTGGTCGACCTTCGGCACGAGCGTCCCGCCACCGCCCGGCTCGAAGGCGAGCGCGGCGGCGACGGCTTCGGGCGGCAGGGTCGCGACCGCACCTTCGCCGCGGATGACGAGCGGCGTGGACACGGCGGGCCGGGCGAACCCGTCGAGGGTGGCCTGCACGGCCTCGGTGGTGACCCGCACGGGCGTGGTGGTGACCGGGAGGGTCAGTGTCCGTCCGGCGGCCCAGTGGCTCAGCACCTCGTTCCTGGCGCCGGCGGCATCGAGCTGCTGGCCCGGTTGCGGCGTCACGGCGACGGGCTTCGCACCCTCGAAGCGGATCGTGCCCTCGGTGGGCGGCCGGTCGGTGCGGGCACGCAGCTGTTCGACGGCCGCGGTGAGCCTGGCCTCGTCGGCGTGGGTGACGACGCCGACCTCGCGGTCGGTGAAGAGGGACGCGACGCGGGTGAACGGGTTGAGCGGCTGGTCCCCGGCCTGGTCCAAGGTGGACGGCCAGTCGAGGCTGAGCCCGGCGCTGCCCGGGTCGATGGCCGCGGTGATGTCGCCGGCCCGGACTGCGACGGCCTCGGTCAGCCGGGGCTCGATCTCCGCGCGCAGCTTGTCCTCGGCCGCGCTGCGCTTGAGGCCACCCACGTCGACTCCGGCGACGGTGACGCCGCGCGGGACGGTGCCCTGGCTGACCAGCAGGTCGACGGCGTAGAGCGCGGCGAGCACGCCGAGCACGGAACCGGCGACGATCGCGGCGCGCTTGGCGGTCTTCGTGCGCCGCGGCCCCTCTTGCGGCACCTTCGGCAGCACGTCGGTGACCGCGGCCATGACCTCGGTCCGCTCGTCGTCGGATGTGGGCCACGTGGGCTCCTGCGTCAAGGCTCACCCCTCCTGATCCGGACAACCCGGATGAAGGTTACGGGGCGGGGCAGGCGCCGCCCTGCTCCGGGTGGTTGTGCGTGGTACACCGGTGGCCATGCGGCTGCTCATCATCGCGGACACGCACGTGCCGAAGCGGGCGCGTGATCTGCCGGACCGGGTGTGGGCGGAGGTCGCGCGGGCCGACGTGGTGGTGCACGCGGGCGACTGGGTGGATGTCGCGCTGCTCGACGAGCTGGAGTCCCGTAGCCGGCGGTTGATCGCGGTGTACGGCAACAACGACGGCCCCGAGCTGCGTGAGCGGCTGCCCGAGGTGGCGCGGGCGGAGCTGAACGGCCTGCGGCTGGCGGTGGTGCACGAGACGGGGCCGGCGAAGGGCCGCGAGGCCCGGTGCGCGCGGGAGTACCCGGATGCGGATGTGCTGGTGTTCGGGCACAGCCACATTCCGTGGGACACCGAGGCGCCCAGCGGCCTGCGGCTGCTCAACCCGGGTTCCCCCACGGACCGGCGCCGTCAGCCGGCGCACACGTACCTGACCGCGCGGATCGACGCGGGCCGGCTGCGGGACGTGCGGCTGCACGCTCTACCACCCCGTTGAGCGGGGTTCGCCACCGTCCCGGCCGTTACCGCTCCGGCCGGCTCAGCTCGCGTTCCCGGCGGCCGGTTCCGCCTCCGCCGTGGGCGGCTCGGCCGGCATGGGGGCCGGGCGCATCCCGGGGGAGTGGCTCGCCGTGCGCGCCTCCGGCACGGTGACGTCCACCTGTTCCCGCGCGAGCAGCCGGACCACCGAGGTGATCGGCTCGACGCCGATGTCCGGGTCGAGCGAGCGCAGCAGGCCCAGCCCGAGGGTGATGCCGAACAACGCGTGCGCCGCCTCCCTGGCGCTCATCGGCAGCCGCACGCCGAGCCGACGGGCGTTGGCCTCGAGCAGCGCCGTCACCTGGTCGGTGATCTCCGCGTTGCGTTTCCCCAGGCACTCGAGCAGGTCCGGGTCGTGCCGGCAGTTGAGCAGGTACTCCGCTTCCAGCCGGATCCACTGCAGGTCGCCGCCGGTGCTCGCGGCCCACGCCGCGAAGGCCGTCAGCAGGTCCTCCAGGCTGTCCGCGCGGGCCACCGCCGCGTCCGCCGACGCTGTCTTCTCCGCGCGGATGCCGGCCAGGACCTCAAGGCACAACTCGTCCTTGTTCCGGAAATTGGAGTACACCGCGCCCTTCGAAAACCCCGCCTCCTCGGCCACCCGCTCCAGTGAGGTGCTGGAGTAGCCGTCCCGGAGGAAGAGGCCGGTGGCGGTGTCGAGGAGCCGTCGGCGCGTGTGCGCCTGACTTTCCGCACGCGTCAGTCGAGCCATGCGGTCACTCTACGACGATGCTTGAACTGCGTTCAAGCGCGGTAGGCAACGATCATGCGCTGTCACTCATGTGGGTGACTAGGTGTGGAGGGTCCGGAAGCGGAGCCCAGCGTCCGTCAACCGCGTGAGCAGCGCGTCGCCCATGGCGGCGGCGGGGGAGAGCTGCCCGGCCCGGGCGGGCAGCTCGTCCAGCGCGAGGCACAACGCGGACTCGGCGAGCATCTTGGCCGTCTCGTCGTAACCCGGGTCACCGCCGGAGACCTCGGTGACCACCCGCCTGCCGCCGCCGTCGGCGGTGAACCGCACCGTGAACCACGACTTCGCGCGCCGCTGCTCGCTCGGGCCCTCGCCCGGCTTGCGCAGGCGTTCCAGCGCCGCGCGCACCGGCGGCAGCTGCACCAGTGCGACCGCCGCGCCCAGCCCGGCGAGCCCACCGGCCAGGACCGGCAGGTGCTTGACCGCCGCGTAGTGGCTGTAGGTGAAGTCCGGCCCGTATTCGGGGAGCTCCCGCGCGGAGGCGACCACGACCTGCGGGTCGATGGTCGGCAGCGGCACCAGCCAGTGGCCCGTCTCGCCGTCCCGCCGCGGGGTGCCGGTCACCGCGCGCACGCGCCGCCCCTCCGGGTGGTGCTGCACCTTCCGGCGTTCCCGCGCGGCCTGCCGCATCGGCAGCAGGCGCGAAGCCGCGCCCAGCGCGGAGGCGTAGGTACCGCCGGAGAACGTCGCGCCGGCCCGCACCTGGCCGCGCACCCGGATCGGCACGTCGTCGGGAAGTTGCTTGACGGTGTAGTAGACCCCGAGGTCGTGCGGGATCGAGTCGAAGCCGCACGCGTGCACCAGGCGGGCCCCGGTTTCGGCGGCGCGGGCGTGGTGACGGACATACATCAGATCGGTGAACTCCGGCTCGCCACACAGATCGACGTAGTCGGTGCCGGTCTCGGCGCACGCGGCGACCAGCGGCTCGCCGTACCGCACGTAGGGGCCGACGGTGGTGATCACGACCTTGCCCGACGCGGCAACCGCTTTCAGCGAGGCGGGATCGCTGACGTCGGCGTACTGGAGCGGCAGCCGGGCGAACTCCGGGCCGAGGCTCGCCCGCACGCCCTCGAGCTTGGCCCGGTTGCGGCCGGCGAGCGACCAGCGGCAGCCCTCCGGTGCGTGCCGCGCCAGGTACTCCGCGGTGAGCCGCCCGGTGAACCCGGTCGCGCCGAACAGGACCACGTCGTAAGCCATGCCGGTCACCCTAACCGCCTTCCGGCACCTCGCCGGACGGGCCGGACCTGCCCGCCCTGTCGCACGATGCGGTGACGGGTGGCGTCGGCACCGGGGTGGTCGACGTCACGACGATCGAACTGATCCGGATGTTGCCGTTTCCCGCCGCACGGGCCGGGAAGTGGCGGCGACCGGCTCCTGCGGGCCGCGGAACTCGCAGCTCAGCTGCCGGATCCGGCCCGGAGGGGGCTGGACACGCGGCACGATCTGGTGGAGGCTCGGGGGCTCTACACCAAATACGGCTACCGCGAGATCGAGGCTCCGGAACACCGGTTGTACGCCGATCACTGGTTCGAGAAGCGGCCGGCGCTCGGCCGACAGGTGTAGTCGCCGGAGAACCGGGGTAGTCCTGCGCGCAACTGAGATGGTCGCGGAGGTGAGGTCGAGATGGCGGACACGTCACGGCTCCCGGCGCCTGTTGCCGAAACCTGGGAGTGGCAGCGGCACGGCAACTGCCGGAACTTGGACAGTTCGGTGTTCTTCCACCCGGATGGCGAGCGCGGCTTCGCACGGGCGGACCGCGTGGCGCGCGCGAAGCAGATCTGCATGTCCTGCCCGGTGATCGTCGAGTGCCGGCACCACGCGCTCACCGCCGAGGAGCCCTTCGGGGTGTGGGGCGGGCTGGACGAGACCGAGCGGCGGGCGATGATCCTGCGGCGCAAGCAGCTGCTGTCGAGCGCTGAGAAGGAGCAGGAGTGCGTTTCGGTTACACCCTGATGACCGAGCAGGCCGGACCGCGGGAACTGGTCCGGCACGCGGCGGCCGCCGAGCAGGCGGGGTTCGCGTTCGAGGTGTGCAGCGACCATTACTCCCCGTGGCTCGACGAACAGGGTCACGCCCCGTACGCGTGGAGCGTGCTGGGCGCGGTCACCCAGGTGACCGAACGCGTCGAGCTGCTGACTTTCGTGACCTGTCCGCTCATGCGCTACCACCCCGCCGTGGTGGCGCAGAAGGCGGCGACCATCTCCCTGTTGTCCGGTGACCGGTTCACGCTGGGTCTGGGTGCCGGCGAGAACCTCAACGAGCACGTCGTCGGTCGCGGCTGGCCGTCGGCGAACGTGCGGCACGAGATGCTGAGCGAGGCGCTCGCGATCATCGGTGACCTCTTCGACGGCGGTTACGTGAACTACTCGGGTCAGCACTACCGGGTGGACTCGGCGAAGCTGTGGGACCTGCCCGAGCGGCGTGTCCCGATCGGCGTGGCGGTGTCGGGCAAGCAGTCGGTGACCCGGTTCGCCCCGGTGGCCGATGCGTTGATCGCGACCGAGCCGAAGGGCGAACTGATCTCGGCCTGGGACGAGGAACGCGGCCGGCTGGGGCAGGACGCCTCGCGCAAGTACGCGCAGCTGCCGGTGTGCTGGGACCCCGACCCCGAGGCGGCGAAGCGGCGGGCGCACGAGCAGTTCCGCTGGTTCGGCGGCGGCTGGAAGGTCAACGCCGAGCTGCCCGGTCCGGCCGGGTTCGCCGGTGCCACCCAGTTCATCACCCCCGGCGACGTCGCGCAATCCATCCCGTGCGGCCCGGACGCCGGGCCGATCGTGAAGAGCGTGCAGGCGTTCGCCGAGGCCGGTTTCACCGACCTGGCGCTCGTTCAGATCGGCGGCGAGCACCAGGACGGGTTCTTCGATTTCGCGTCGAAGGAACTCCTGCCCGCGCTGACGGAGGCATACGGCGGCGACTAGGGGCGACTAGGGGCACGGTGCCGTGCCCCCGGTGTCCGGGCGAGGAACGGGGGGCGATGCCCGCGTACGTCATCGTCACCGTCGAGGTGCTCGACGAGGAGGCCGGGCTGGCCTACGCCCGCGTGGCCCAGCGGTCCATCCTCGATCACGGCGGCCGCTATCTGGTCGCGGGTCCCACGCCCGAGCCCGTCGAGGGCACCTGGGAGGCGCCCCGGCTGGTGATCCTCGAGTTCCCCGACATGGATCGCAGCCGGGAGTGGTACGACTCGCCGGAATACCGGCAGGCCCGGAAGATCCGCGAGGGCACGGTGCGGGTGAGCATGTTGTTCGTCGAAGGCGCGCCGCCTGAGGGTTTCACGCTCCCCGGCTAGTCCAGCAGATCGCCCTCGCGCGTGATCAGCGCCCGCAGCTTGCCCAGCGCGCGGTGCTGGGTGACCCGGACGTTGCCGGCCGAGATGCCCAGTGCCTCGGCCGTCTCGTTCGCCGACAGTCCCACCGCGATGCGCAGCGTCACGATCTCCTGTTGCAGCTGCGGAAGGGTGGCGAGCAGCTTGGTCATCCGGTCGCCGAGGTCGACGTCAAGAGCGTGCTTCTCCGGTTCGTTGTCGGCCAGCGGGCTTTCCGGCAGCTCGGCGACCGGGTCCGACCGGTCGCGTGAGACCAGGCGATAGGCGTCGGCCACCTTGTTGGACGCGATGGCGTGCACCAGGTACAGGAAGGACCCGCCCCGGTCCTGGTACTGCGGCAACGCGTGCAGGACGGCGAGGCAGACTTCTTGCGCGACGTCGTCGGCGGAAAGGTAGGACAGGTCACGACCGCCCAGCCGGGCCCGGCAGTACCGGACGGCGACCGGTGTGATCATCTCGATCAGCCTGGCCACGGCCCCGTGGTCGCCGGTGGCGGCTTCGCGGACGGCCGGGTCGAGTTCTTCTTTCGTGAGCCGTTGTGATGCCCGAGGAAATGCCTGGGGGGTCAGCCCCGGCGCCTCGGGCTCGACTCTTCCGGTAGTGCTGGGCGGGACACTCGTTCGCATGGTCGGCTCCCCAACGACAACAACGAAGACCCGTCGACCGGTCGCCGTCGGGGGCCCGCGTTTCGAGTAACTCTCGGTGAGCGGGTACTCCCTCTAAGTCCCTGCCTACCCGTCACCGATGCGACTGAGCGTAATCGTAGGTGGTGCCCGCCCCGGCAGTCCAGATTTCAACTAGACGTACCCCATTCGCAGCAAGCACCCGCTCGATCGAGCGTGCCCGGTGCGCGCCGCGAGCATCGACGAACAGCCGGGTGCACATGTGACACCTTCCGTGCCAGTGTGACAACGTGCCGGTCAGCGTGGTGGGAAGACCCACCAGCGCAACACGGCGAACCGTGCGAGACCGCCGAGTGCGCTGGCCAGCGCGAGCGCGACCGCCTGGACGGCTGCCGACGGGGCCGGGGTGAACAGGTGCAGCGACAGCAGTACGACCGACCCGTAGCCCGCGTAGAAGGCGAAGGTTCCCACCGACTGAAGATGCACTCGAAGGGGGGATGCCGGGCTTCCGGCGAACGTCACGCGGCGCTGGAACTCCGTGTTGGCGATCGTGGTCAGTGCCAGGGCGAGCACGTTCGCGGCGAGCGCGCCCAGCAGCGGCCGGGTGCCGAGGAAGAGCACTTCCTGCAGTCCGGTGGTCAGCGCTCCGGCGACGGTGTACCAGGCGATCGGGTGCGCGGCCGGACCGGGGATGGCCGCCGCCTGCCGGGGGGCCGCCCCGCTCATCCACGTCGCGGTCATGGTTCAAAACTTACCTATGCTCAGCATATATTTGTACACTACAAGCATGTGAGCTTGCTCTCGGGTTTGCCCGTTCCGTCACTCGGGTATCGCCACCGCTAGGACCAGCAGGTGAGGAGGACCGATGAGTGAGGCTCATGGCCATCCCGTCCCCGACGCGGTGGAGAGCGATCCGGCCGCGCTGAACAGCGCGGAGGACCTCGACGAGGACCGGTTGCGCGTCGATCCGCTGGAGGAGGGCATCGAGCCGCCGGAGCGGTACCTGGCCGCCGACCGGTTCGGCACGACGCCGAACGAGCAGCGCGAAGGTGAGAGCCTGGACGGACGGCTGGCGCAGGAGCGCCCGGACGTCCAGCCGGAGGACGTGCCCGTGGACGAGACCGAAGTCCGGCCGGACACCAGGCTGGGTGCCGACGGCGGTCAGAACCTCGGCGATGCGGTGGACCAGATGGCCGACAACCCGCCGGGCTCGGTCCCGGACGCGATCCGCACGCCGCCGGACGAAGACCCTGTGTGATGTCCATCACATTGCATCTGACCTGGTCAAACCCCCGGCGATGGGTGCGGACCCGCCGTGCGGAGCAGCGTCGCCGCCGCGCGGCCCCTACGGTCGGAAGACACGAGTGCACGTAACGCGAAGGGACTGACACGATGCTCGCTTTGACCGACGCCGCCGCCGAGGCGATCAGCGCCCTGACGGCACAGGAGGGCCAGACCGACAACGGTGGCCTGCGCTTCGCCGTGCAGGCCCAGCAGGACAGCGGGGCCCAGCTCGCGCTGTCCGTGGCACCGGCCCCGGAGGACGGGGACCAGGTCGTGGGCGCGGAGGGGGGCGCGAAGGTGTTCCTCGAGCCGCAGGCCGCGATCTTCCTGGACGACAAGGTGCTCGACGTCCAGCAGGACGAGCAGGGACAGCTGAACTTCGCCGTCCTGCCCCAGCCGGGCCACTAGAACCGGGACTTCAGCCGGCGGAGGGTGCCGCACCGGTGCCCTCCCCCGGCTGCTTCCTAGAAGTGCTGGACCAGTTTCCGGAACGAGTTCAGCGTGAGCACGCGCTCGTCCGCGTCGTCCAGCTCGTCGTGTTCGAGCACCCAGGTGTGGGCGTTCGGGATGAACACCGCGTTCATCCCCGCCGCACGCGCGGGCCGGATGTCCGACTTCGGCGAATTGCCGATCATCCACGTCGTTTCCGGGGCGAGCATCCGCGTAACGGCCAGCCCGCGGTACACCCCGACGTGCTTCTCCGGCACGATGTGCACCTCGCGGAAGTGGTGGGCCACCCCGGAGGCGTCGATCTTGCGTTGCTGCTCCTCCTGGTCACCCTTGGTGAGCAGCAGCAGCTCGTGCCGCGACCCCAGCTCGTCGAGGGTCTCCGCGACGCCGGGGATCAGTTCGACCTCGTGGTGGATCAGCGCCGACGCCAGCTCCTCGATCCGGTCGCGTTCGGCCGCGGTCGCCGGGCGCTCGCGCAGCTTCTCGAAGCATTCGGCCAGGCTCCGCAGGAACACCTTCGTGCCGTAGCCGTGCGTGACCGCGTTGGCGCGCTCGATGTCGTCCAGGATGGCGCGCACCGCCGCGCGCTCCAGCGTCGGATGCGCGATCCAGTCCAGGTAGTCGTCGATGACCCGCTCGAAGACGACGTTGTTCTCCCACAGGGTGTCGTCGGCGTCCAGAATCAGCACCTGCCCGGTCTTGCGCACCCGGGACACCTTAGGAGGCGGCACCGGAGGCGCGCACCTCATTAAGGGGCGGCTCGCCGGACAGCACCGCCGCCACGTTGCGCGCCGCGAGCAGGGCCATCTCGGTCCGGGTCTCCACGGTCGCCGAGCCCAGGTGCGGCGTGACGACCACGTTGTCCATCTCCAGCAGCCGCGGCTCGACCTCCGGCTCCTTCTCGAACACGTCCAGCCCGGCGCCGGCGATCTCGCGGCGCAGCAGCGCGTCGGCCAGCGCGGCCTCGTCCACGACCGGTCCGCGGGTGGTGTTGATCAGGAACGCGGTGTGCTTCATCGCGCCGAGGGCCTCGGCGTCGATGAGGTGCCGCGTCTCGGGGGTGAGCGGGCAGTGCAGCGAGACGACGTCCGCGGTGGTGAGCAGGTCGCGGAACGGGAGGCGTTCGGCGTGCAGGGCCGATTCCACCTCCGGCCGCGCGCGGGACCGTCCGTTGTAGACGATCCGCATGCCGAACGCCCGGGCGCGGTGGGCCACCGCCTGGCCGATCTGCCCCAGTCCGACCACGCCGAGGGTCTTGCCCTGCAGTCCGGCGCCGAGCATGAACCCGAGGTGGAACGACCACGGCCGGCGCGCCCGCAGCAGTCGTTCGCCCTCGCCGATCCGCCGGGTCACCGCGAGCAGCAGGGCGAACGCGAGGTCCGCGGTGGCGTCGGTGAGCACGCCCGGCGTGTTGGTGACAGCGGCTCCCCGCCCGGCCAGCGCCGGCACGTCGATGTTGTCGTAGCCGACCGCGACGTTGGCCACGACCTTCAGCTGTGGGCCGGCCGCCTCGGCGACGGTGCCGTCGATGCGGTCGTGCAGCATGCTGACCACCGCGTCCGCGCCGCGCACGGCCTCGCGCAGCTCGTCGGGCGTCAGCGGGCGGTCCTCGCCGGACACCCACACCTCGCCGGCTTCGCGCAGCACCACCAGTGCCGCCTCCGGAATCTGCCGCGTCACCACGATTCGCATGGCCCCACTGTCGCAGCCCCGGGGGCGGGCGGCGACCGCTACCGCGGGTCCATCCCGCCCGGGCCGCCCTCGCCCTCGGGCTCGGCCTCGTCGGTGCCGGCCTGGGGGTCCTGATCGCGGTAGGTGGGTTCGCTGTGCTCACCGCCGATGTCCGCGTCCTGCTGCTCGCTCTCGGCCGTGACGGGATCTATCTCCGGTCCGCTCATGCCTCCACTCTTCCTTGCGCCGCCCCGGTCGGCCAGCTATGTTCATATTAAGAACTTCTGTGCGTAATGCGAACAACTCGAGTGAACGAGAGCAGCGCAATGGCCGAGACAACGTCGCTCCGTGATGCCGTCGCCCAGCTGGTGCACGACGGGGACACGGTCGCCCTCGAAGGGTTCACCCATCTGATTCCGCACGCCGCGGGCCAGGAGATCATCCGCCAGCGGCGCCGGGACCTCACGCTGGTCCGGATGACCCCGGACATCGTCTACGACCAGCTCATCGGTGCCGGGTGCGCCAAGAAGCTGATCTTCTCCTGGGGCGGCAACCCCGGTGTGGGCTCGCTGCACCGCTTCCGCGACGCGGTGCAGAACTCCTGGCCGGTGCCGCTGGAGATCGAGGAGCACAGCCACGCCGGCATGGCCAACCGCTACGTCGCCGGTGCCTCCGGGCTGCCGTTCGCGGTCCTGCGCGGCTACCGCGGCACGGACCTGCCCCGGCACACGGACACCATCAAGACCATCACCTGCCCGTTCACCGGCGCGGAGCTGGCCGCGGTGCCCGCCCTCAACCCGGACGTCTCGATCATCCACGCGCAGCGCGCCGACCGCGCCGGCAACGTGCAGATGTGGGGCCTGGTCGGCGTGCAGAAGGAAGCGGTGCTCGCCGCGAAACGCAGCCTGGTCACCGTCGAGGAGATCGTCGACGAGCTGACCCCGGTGCCCGGTCAGGTCAT
Proteins encoded in this window:
- a CDS encoding HAD family hydrolase, which gives rise to MRKTGQVLILDADDTLWENNVVFERVIDDYLDWIAHPTLERAAVRAILDDIERANAVTHGYGTKVFLRSLAECFEKLRERPATAAERDRIEELASALIHHEVELIPGVAETLDELGSRHELLLLTKGDQEEQQRKIDASGVAHHFREVHIVPEKHVGVYRGLAVTRMLAPETTWMIGNSPKSDIRPARAAGMNAVFIPNAHTWVLEHDELDDADERVLTLNSFRKLVQHF
- a CDS encoding 2-hydroxyacid dehydrogenase, with the translated sequence MRIVVTRQIPEAALVVLREAGEVWVSGEDRPLTPDELREAVRGADAVVSMLHDRIDGTVAEAAGPQLKVVANVAVGYDNIDVPALAGRGAAVTNTPGVLTDATADLAFALLLAVTRRIGEGERLLRARRPWSFHLGFMLGAGLQGKTLGVVGLGQIGQAVAHRARAFGMRIVYNGRSRARPEVESALHAERLPFRDLLTTADVVSLHCPLTPETRHLIDAEALGAMKHTAFLINTTRGPVVDEAALADALLRREIAGAGLDVFEKEPEVEPRLLEMDNVVVTPHLGSATVETRTEMALLAARNVAAVLSGEPPLNEVRASGAAS
- a CDS encoding HesB/IscA family protein; amino-acid sequence: MLALTDAAAEAISALTAQEGQTDNGGLRFAVQAQQDSGAQLALSVAPAPEDGDQVVGAEGGAKVFLEPQAAIFLDDKVLDVQQDEQGQLNFAVLPQPGH
- a CDS encoding CoA transferase subunit A, whose amino-acid sequence is MAETTSLRDAVAQLVHDGDTVALEGFTHLIPHAAGQEIIRQRRRDLTLVRMTPDIVYDQLIGAGCAKKLIFSWGGNPGVGSLHRFRDAVQNSWPVPLEIEEHSHAGMANRYVAGASGLPFAVLRGYRGTDLPRHTDTIKTITCPFTGAELAAVPALNPDVSIIHAQRADRAGNVQMWGLVGVQKEAVLAAKRSLVTVEEIVDELTPVPGQVILPAWAVTAVAEVPGGAHPSYAAGYSERDNDYYAYWDSIGRERDSFQRWLDEKVFSQEVAK
- a CDS encoding metallophosphoesterase family protein, whose product is MRLLIIADTHVPKRARDLPDRVWAEVARADVVVHAGDWVDVALLDELESRSRRLIAVYGNNDGPELRERLPEVARAELNGLRLAVVHETGPAKGREARCAREYPDADVLVFGHSHIPWDTEAPSGLRLLNPGSPTDRRRQPAHTYLTARIDAGRLRDVRLHALPPR
- a CDS encoding VanW family protein, which gives rise to MTQEPTWPTSDDERTEVMAAVTDVLPKVPQEGPRRTKTAKRAAIVAGSVLGVLAALYAVDLLVSQGTVPRGVTVAGVDVGGLKRSAAEDKLRAEIEPRLTEAVAVRAGDITAAIDPGSAGLSLDWPSTLDQAGDQPLNPFTRVASLFTDREVGVVTHADEARLTAAVEQLRARTDRPPTEGTIRFEGAKPVAVTPQPGQQLDAAGARNEVLSHWAAGRTLTLPVTTTPVRVTTEAVQATLDGFARPAVSTPLVIRGEGAVATLPPEAVAAALAFEPGGGGTLVPKVDHNKLIAAAAPQLKPSEKEGKDAQIVFEGGRPAVQPSVDGKGVDWNPTLQPVFDLLKAPGKHELVAKYQTTPAKVTTEQANQLGITEVIGEFTTSGFATDSGVNIRTVAQKVNGAIVKPGETFSLNGFTGPRGAAQGYVEAGVIENGAPAREVGGGISQFATTLYNAAYFAGLKDAGHKEHSYYISRYPAAREATVFQSPNGASVIDLKFTNDSGTGVAIQTIWTPSSITVKLWGTKRYTVESIPGERTNFVPPQEKPGPAENCHASAGAQGFTSTDTRVLRDAKSGREVRRETRTVRYNPQPKIICP
- a CDS encoding GtrA family protein codes for the protein MTATWMSGAAPRQAAAIPGPAAHPIAWYTVAGALTTGLQEVLFLGTRPLLGALAANVLALALTTIANTEFQRRVTFAGSPASPLRVHLQSVGTFAFYAGYGSVVLLSLHLFTPAPSAAVQAVALALASALGGLARFAVLRWWVFPPR
- a CDS encoding WhiB family transcriptional regulator; protein product: MADTSRLPAPVAETWEWQRHGNCRNLDSSVFFHPDGERGFARADRVARAKQICMSCPVIVECRHHALTAEEPFGVWGGLDETERRAMILRRKQLLSSAEKEQECVSVTP
- the shbA gene encoding RNA polymerase sigma factor ShbA encodes the protein MRTSVPPSTTGRVEPEAPGLTPQAFPRASQRLTKEELDPAVREAATGDHGAVARLIEMITPVAVRYCRARLGGRDLSYLSADDVAQEVCLAVLHALPQYQDRGGSFLYLVHAIASNKVADAYRLVSRDRSDPVAELPESPLADNEPEKHALDVDLGDRMTKLLATLPQLQQEIVTLRIAVGLSANETAEALGISAGNVRVTQHRALGKLRALITREGDLLD
- a CDS encoding saccharopine dehydrogenase family protein — translated: MAYDVVLFGATGFTGRLTAEYLARHAPEGCRWSLAGRNRAKLEGVRASLGPEFARLPLQYADVSDPASLKAVAASGKVVITTVGPYVRYGEPLVAACAETGTDYVDLCGEPEFTDLMYVRHHARAAETGARLVHACGFDSIPHDLGVYYTVKQLPDDVPIRVRGQVRAGATFSGGTYASALGAASRLLPMRQAARERRKVQHHPEGRRVRAVTGTPRRDGETGHWLVPLPTIDPQVVVASARELPEYGPDFTYSHYAAVKHLPVLAGGLAGLGAAVALVQLPPVRAALERLRKPGEGPSEQRRAKSWFTVRFTADGGGRRVVTEVSGGDPGYDETAKMLAESALCLALDELPARAGQLSPAAAMGDALLTRLTDAGLRFRTLHT
- a CDS encoding DUF1330 domain-containing protein; the protein is MPAYVIVTVEVLDEEAGLAYARVAQRSILDHGGRYLVAGPTPEPVEGTWEAPRLVILEFPDMDRSREWYDSPEYRQARKIREGTVRVSMLFVEGAPPEGFTLPG
- a CDS encoding TIGR03557 family F420-dependent LLM class oxidoreductase, with the protein product MRFGYTLMTEQAGPRELVRHAAAAEQAGFAFEVCSDHYSPWLDEQGHAPYAWSVLGAVTQVTERVELLTFVTCPLMRYHPAVVAQKAATISLLSGDRFTLGLGAGENLNEHVVGRGWPSANVRHEMLSEALAIIGDLFDGGYVNYSGQHYRVDSAKLWDLPERRVPIGVAVSGKQSVTRFAPVADALIATEPKGELISAWDEERGRLGQDASRKYAQLPVCWDPDPEAAKRRAHEQFRWFGGGWKVNAELPGPAGFAGATQFITPGDVAQSIPCGPDAGPIVKSVQAFAEAGFTDLALVQIGGEHQDGFFDFASKELLPALTEAYGGD
- a CDS encoding TetR/AcrR family transcriptional regulator; its protein translation is MARLTRAESQAHTRRRLLDTATGLFLRDGYSSTSLERVAEEAGFSKGAVYSNFRNKDELCLEVLAGIRAEKTASADAAVARADSLEDLLTAFAAWAASTGGDLQWIRLEAEYLLNCRHDPDLLECLGKRNAEITDQVTALLEANARRLGVRLPMSAREAAHALFGITLGLGLLRSLDPDIGVEPITSVVRLLAREQVDVTVPEARTASHSPGMRPAPMPAEPPTAEAEPAAGNAS